The following are from one region of the Nicotiana tabacum cultivar K326 chromosome 3, ASM71507v2, whole genome shotgun sequence genome:
- the LOC107799678 gene encoding gamma-interferon-responsive lysosomal thiol protein — MGSSFQRTVSIFLACSLCFTQISPISCEEKVSLVLYYESLCPYCSNFIVNYLPKVFKNGLIDVVDLKLVPWGNTKLQANNTFKCQHGPAECFLDTLEACAIDAWPDLNEHFPFIYCVESLVYHKNYTQWETCFEKLNLKAKLVTDCVGGGRGKELELRYAAETKALQPPHKYVPWVVVDGQPLYDDYRDFISYICKAYKGTTPIPGCSSSVNVIKMGRKISPFCLKQAAISKLSTISSTFTSLVNRVKLAASA; from the exons ATGGGATCTTCATTCCAAAGGACTGTATCAATTTTCTTAGCTTGCTCCCTATGTTTCACCCAAATTTCTCCCATTTCTTGCGAAGAAAAAGTGTCATTGGTTTTGTATTACGAAAGCCTCTGTCCTTATTGTTccaatttcattgttaattatttacCTAAGGTTTTCAAGAATGGACTCATTGATGTTGTTGATCTTAAGCTTGTTCCATGGGGTAATACTAAGCTTCAAGCTAACAACACCTTCAAATGCCAG CATGGTCCAGCTGAATGTTTTTTGGACACTTTAGAGGCTTGTGCAATTGATGCCTGGCCAGATCTG AATGAACACTTTCCTTTCATTTACtgtgtggaaagtttggtctaccATAAGAATTATACCCAGTGGGAAACATGTTTTGAAAAACTGAATTTGAAGGCAAAGCTTGTTACTGATTGTGTCGGCGGTGGGCGAGGGAAAGAG CTCGAATTACGCTATGCGGCTGAGACAAAAGCCCTTCAACCTCCTCATAAATACGTACCATGGGTTGTTGTTGATGGCCAACCGCTTTATGAT GACTACAGGGATTTCATAAGCTACATCTGCAAAGCTTACAAAGGAACTACTCCAATCCCCGGTTGCAGCTCATCTGTCAATGTCATTAAAATGGGAAGGAAAATCAGTCCTTTCTGTTTAAAGCAAGCAGCCATCTCCAAGTTATCAACTATAAGTTCAACATTTACTTCATTGGTGAATCGCGTTAAGTTGGCTGCATCTGCATAA